tagattttatctACATAATAACGTGCTTGGCATTTTGTCCAAGGTAAGAAATTggagatttttcaaaatgaaggTTTACAATAGATTGGATGCCCTTTCGAAAACATTATTGCTAAGAAAAACTGACGAAAGAGAAAAGACATCATAAACCAACTGTTCACttgaattattgaaataataatggTCCACAACGTGGTTATAGCTGTCACATTTTCAATTGGAAGTTCCGTGAATCACTTGTACACTACTCGGTATATGTTACACACGTTCTCCGTAACTAGGCCGGTTAACTAACTTTTCGGAGTGATAAGATGATCAAACATTTGACGTTCTTGAAAGATATACCATGAATTGCTGATTTTCGGACGTTCTCCGACGAACAACAATTAGGAAACGAAATATGATATTCTTATTGCTCAAGACAAgtttatggaaaatatttcattcattgatTCATTAAAGTGATAccaatctctcctatttataatactctaatactattactaccctaacttattgaccaagaaaataatatatggaAAGATATAGTGAATAAAggaaaactaaataattggaAGATCATAAGGGATATaatcgtatcaactcccccacggtTGAAATCCACCTTGTCTTCAAGGTGGAAACCACAAAGCAACGACGAGAGTTGAAAGCAAAAGCTTTGGCGAGGCGTCTCCTCCTGGATGAAACGCATACCGAACAACTACACGTCTTCCTTTATCATCTCCatcaaaaatcaacaaaggAGACCCAATGTGGTCGGAAAAATTCCACGCTGAAACAAAAAGTTTGTCCACGCCTCCAAGAGTGCTCAAACATGGCGTGCCATTGCGCGGAGGGATCAATCTTGCATCGGTGTCGAGCCATGTTAATCAATGAATCATACTTTGAACATCACCGATATTCATATCCACATAGACACAAGCAATTACGGGCAACCCGGTGTAAGCACCATCTCCTTTCTTGCCCCAACAAATTTCAACAACACTTTTGGGTGGCACTTGAACAACATTGAGTGAGGCGACAGCCTTCTTCACTTCATCAGTAGAGTTGTCCTCCACTTCATCGTCTAACGATGCCTCTTCCTCCTTCTCTTTACGCATATCGGGGCTGCGCGGCGGGTAGATTTCGACAAAAGATTACACTTGTTGGTCTACGAGTCTGCCATCTCTACCTTCCCTAGATCCCCGATTCTCACTAGGCAAGCCATGATCCATGAGGTTCTTCACTGCTGTCTCTAATATGGAGTTCTTTGAATCATAAAGCTCCTCATCGCCGTTAAGTGCTGGCGAATGCGTGTGAGTAACGACCTCTCAATAACATTTGTCCTCATCAACCTTCCTCCAGTTGTGATGTGGCTATGGTGGCTGCTCATATGCCGAGAACCCACGGAAAGTGCATTGTCCCGTAGGTAGGCTGATTGTACGCACATGTGTTGTGTTGCCGTCGGTAGGGTTCCGACTGTTCATAGGGGGGGAATCTCATTGGATTTCGGTGACCAGGATAGTGCGACATCCGGCGAGCAGGTAGCGGCTCATATGCGGCCCGACCGAACTGTTGCCTATGGCCCAGAGGTCCCAGGAAGGCAACGAATAGTATGACAAGTCTTGAGCCGGCTTTGGCGGTGGCTCGGACAGCGGACGAGTGCGAATCTCTCTGCGGGAATCGTAGCACTCCTGCTGTGCGTACGTTGCTTTTGACGCATGCAAGTTTGTCACACGCCGTTCGATTTTGTCACAACGTGATTCCAATCTGGAGATAGCGGCATCCAATTGATCAAACAGTTCTTCATAACACCCCAATCCAGTGTAGTTGTGTGACATGATGACGTTGAACGGCGGCGGTGAAGCTCGACAGTGTGAGGTGATCAAATTGGCGATGATGATAGTTGGAGTATGttgaaaatgttatttttttgtatggAGGGTGAGTACGGGATGAAAGCACCAGTTGCTACAGACGTTCTCCGTAACGAGGCCGGTTAACTAACTTCTCGGACTGATAAGGTGATCAAACCTTCGACGTTCTTGAAAGATAGACCATAAATTGCTGATTTTCGGACGTTCTCTGACAAACAACAATTAGGAAACGAAATATGATATTCTCGTTGCTCAAGACAAgtttatggaaaatatttcattcattgatTCATTAAAGTGATAAcaatctctcctatttataatactctaatgtcatgtttggtaggggtgataactcatctagggatgGAAATCCATGAAATTGCTAATCAGACTGtattttttcgggttataaaagttcaaccctaaccctaaaagctcgggtttcgggctagcccaacAGGTTAATCGATAAAATTGACATGCgatcaattcaataaataaagatgaaaattagttatatttataaatataaaatatttaattatgatagattagagatatatgcttaaactaaatcataaacatgatcaatactaatatttgagatttgtgcaaaataaaatataaacatgattcaagaaattttaaagcatgttatagaaattttaaatattttgagtgactttgaagtttctaatttattaatttgttattatattaataataatgtaatatatttaatataaaattgaaagttattttttaggtatctatattataaaaataattaataaagtgtCGAGTTATGagtcaaataaattaacaatagAAATATTATCGGGTCTAGGGTTGGAAATTTCTAGCCCCTAATAGGAGtcatatttagttatgacacgagttttaagaaaatgtaaagaaaaattagttgaataaaATAGGGGAATGTGAGTCTCACTtatgaagtactccctccgtcccttaaattttatcgcatttttccattttcgtcagttccacaaaatttgtcacatttcactttttacaattttggtagtggactcaATATTCCATGTACTCATTACaactcacaatttattataaaactaattagtatataaaagtatgactcactttccactaataAGTATATAGAAGTatgactcactttccactaacttattcaacccacttttttaatattaattatcgtataaaaattaattattgctttgtatttaaattaattatcgtATGTAaaggaaattttaatttatattatcatacgtttccattttgttttagaattttgaaaaattaggtAAATTAAAGCCtgtatattattaatttaaaagtagttaactaatttaattaaatggaaTACGATATTTAGATTAGATCTACATAATAATGTGCTTGACATTTTGTCCAAAGGTAAGAAATTACAGATTTTTCAATAGATTGGATGCCCTTTAGAAAACACTATTGGAGATATTCTAAAGATAAAGTGACGAAAGAGAAAGACACcataaaaagtttaaaaccAATCCAACTTTTCACTTGAATTATTGAAACAAGATAAGGTAGTATGCGTTCCCACAACGTGGAATAcagaaatcaaatttcatgatCTTTGCATTGCTAATTTACTAATCAAAAGCAGGgcaaaaaaagagaagagagagagagaaaaaaaatagaatggCAGAATCTGTTGCAAATGTGTTTCTGGAAACCCTTCGTGATTTGCTGGTCGAAGAAACTAAGTTTCTGCTTAGTGTGAGCGCTGATGTTGACAAAGTCAAAGCAGATCTGAGAAGCATCCATGCATTGTTGATGAAAGCGGACAGAGAGAGACGCGATTCTCCAACTCTAAAGCTTTACATTTCCCAACTCAAAGATCTGGCGGAAAAAGCTGAGAATCTGCTTGAAACGTATGCAGTCGAAGTTGAATCCAAAAGGGAAGGGCGGAGGAGCCTCAAGGATAAATTCCGAAGGTACATTTGCATCATGTGTGAGTGCAGCAGTGTCCACGAGGTTGGGAATGAGGCTCGCGACATAATATCTGCCCTGGCCGACCTCACTAAAAAGTTAGAGTCGGAGTTGGATCATCAAGGCTCATCATCTCATTCCAAGCAGGAAGCTGAGCGTCTCTTGAGACAGACGTATGCTCATGAGGTTGAGCATGATTTTGTGGGCATGGAGACCGACATCGAGCTTTTGGTCTCCAAGGTGAAGGATGAAACCAGAAAGAGACGAGTAGTGAAGATATATGGGATGGGTGGTCTCGGAAATACTACTCTCGCCAGAAAGGTGTACAACCACGCAGACCTCCAATCTTACGCCCGAGCATGGGTTTGCATCACccaacaatttgaacataaggCCATTTTGGGCAAGATTTTGAAACAACTTGATTGCAGTGTAACAAAGATTGAAGACTTGGACGTTGATAATTTGGTCACAAGAATTCATAGTTTATTGGTGGAGAGCAAATGTGTGATTGTGATAGATGATATATGGGAAGATGTTCATTGGGAGATCATAAAGCAAGCTTTTCCGGTGAATTGTAATGTCATTCTCACCACTCGCTCCCAGAATATTGCTATTCAAGAATCCGAACCTCACAAGTTGAAGTTTCTTACAGAAGATGAAGGTTGGGCTTTATTTCAAAAAGTAGCAAATTTATCTCCAGGTCAGAATTTTaactttcttctctcttcgATGTTATAGTTGTGTAATTAGAGCGTGTCATCTAAATACAACATTACAATATGTTTGGCGGGTCGCgttatagtaaaattaatttccaatACAGAATGTATAACTTTTTCgattttctatattaaaattatagacATAACTTTATTAGCtgtcttgtgttgatatacttatgtctttgtgatatttaaatttacatgttgtgttgataaagTTGTCTTTGTGTTGTTAAGTTTACTATACAGAATTGAAAGTTATGCattaaattactccctccgtttcgccatagttgagtcatttttccatttcggggagtttcttcatagttgagtcatttccatatatggtaacttttttctctttcttactttattctctcttactttattctctctactttattaactgtatactttattctctcttactttattatctctattttactgtatactttattttctctacctttcctctttcttacttttttatctatttatttaacacacctaacattcatttctaaaatttcgTTCCCAAAAATTCCGCTTCAACTATGGCGCAACGGAAGGAGTAGTTATTATTTGATCATAACCCTATTTTTGGCTGgtttatgttttctttatgTTATTCTATTAGAAATATAGAGcctttttaaatgaaatgtacCGTAACTAACTTTTTCGGATTTTTGAATACTAGTTTACAAGATAATTCGAATGTGTCGTTGTAGGTTAGATTAAGTACAAgcattttggatttttggaattatatttatgattagaTTATactttttgaattatttcggATTATGCATAAATTCAATATGATATCCAAATACATGGCCCTACCATAATTCAATATGATATCCAAATTGATCTAGAGCACTATTTACTTTCATTTATACCTCTTAAGAATAACTTGAATATCTGCatcttagttttttttgtgtgtattATGACAGTTGACACGGATTTAAAATCTTTAGAAGATGTCGGACGAGAAATTGTATCAAAGTGTGAAGGGTTACCACTATCAATTTGTGTTATTGGAGGAATTTTGCGCCCAAAAGAATACGATTTACCAGAATGGAAAAAGGTAAATGCGAACATGGAATTATATTTAAGGCATGGAGAAGGTGTTGAAGAATACAAAAGAGTAAAACAGGTGCTAGAGTTAAGCTATGATGCCTTGCCTTATTACTTGAAGCCATGCTTCCTCTATTTAGCATGTTTTCCCGAGGATCACAATATTGATTTAGAGAGATTGTATCTATTGTGGATGGCGGAAGGCTTCATTTCATACCAAGATAAAGGACCTAACGAGACTCTAAGAGATGTGGCCCAAAGATATCTAACTGAACTTGTTATGAGGTGTATGGTTCAACTCCATAAATCTAATTCCTACTCTCCACTAAACAAGTTTGATACATGTGGGCTTCATGATTTGATGCATGATCTCTGCTCTTCTAAAGCTGaagctgaagaagaaaagtTTCTGAAGCGCATTGATGCTTCTAAATATCTAACCGACATTCTTTCACCAACTCAAACAAGGTTAGTAATACCTCCATCCATTGGCAATTCCAAAAGCAGATTAGCCATCAGTTGTGACTTCGAGCGTGCACTGTCAAGTATAGATGGGTTAGAGGAAGTTAAAGGTCTTAGATCGTTTATGCTTTTCCaaaaagatttatttttaccattcATTGGCTTCAAAGAGAGTACGATTGACTTTAAGATGTCGCAATACTTGAGGATATTTGTGGTAGAAGGTTGTGAGTTTGAAGGGGGAAAGTTACCAATCAAGGTGGGTGAACTTATTCATTTAAGATACTTGAGTTTGCATTACTCTAACGTGGGTGAGCTACCAAAGTCTGTATGCAACATGCCATACCTCCAGACCTTAGATTTGAGAGTCTTGAATGTTATTAGATTGCCAAATGTGATTTGTAAGATGAAAAGACTAAAGCATCTGTTTCTCTCAGTTTATAACATAGAAATGATTGAAGGGGATAAACTGAGACTGGATGGGCTACACGAGCTGGAGACATTAGAATGGATCAACAGTGAGACAACTTGCATTGCAGATATCCCCAAATTGATTAGTCTACAGAGTCTAGATGTTAGAGTTTGTGATGAGGATAGCATGTCAATTGTgttgagtaaaaaaaatagccAATTACGTGAGACTCGCCTTGAGGTTGAGTCATGTGATCTAAGTTCAGAGAAAGATATGGAAGTTTTAAATGAGGGGTTGATGTCTCCATCGTTGGTTACTTTGAAGATGTCTGGATGCAATATGAGTGGCACTTTTCCATGCTACACAGAAGGGATGTGTCAGAATTTAGTAATTTTGAAACTATATAACTGCAAGGGTAAGGTAGATGTGGAGGAATTTGGCAAGTATCCCATGTTGCAAGAGCTAACTTTACGGTACTCTGTAAAGATGGCAGAAACAATAACTTTCCGTTCAAATTCATTTCCACAACTCAAGTGCCTTGGATTAGGCGAGTTGCAAGATTTAAAGAAATGGGAAGTGGAAAAAGGAGCAATGCCAAAACTTATTTCCTTGATCATCATGGGGTGCCACAATTTGGAGAAGGTTCCAGATGGTTTGAgattctcctcctctcttcGACGGATGGAAATCATGAATATGCCAAGAGAATTTATAGAGAGAGTCAATGGAGAAGATTATGGTCCATTTGTCGAGAAGAATATTATGCTCCGTTCTATGAGAAGAGTGGTTTTCTAAAGAAGATTCTTGGTCGTAAGCTGAGAATGTAGGAGCAAGTGCCTGATGTTTTTGGAGGTAATACATTTGTGAGCATACATtagtaattatatactatCGCTATGTTTGGGTGAGGAGATAACTCATCTAGAGCATTGAATTCCATGACTCcatccctagatgagttatctgTCCCACCAAACATCgcttatatatattggttagGGAAATTGTTTTCCTTTTGTGTTTTCTATATAACTAActgttatatatatacataatgaTCTTGACCTGTGCAATTTCTAATTTCTTTATCAGATGATAACTTTCCAGTCCAACAGAGCTATGATTCCTAGTGAAGGCTCTCAAGACTTGCTTATTCGCATTTTATTGGCTCGATTAATGATAAGACTTTCTTGAATTGTGTTTATGTAATCTCATATTAATAATTAGGCTCTCCAGCGCACCTCCACAACCAACACCTGAGCCACCTACATCGGCTCCAACACATTCGCACCCCAACCGACATCCACTTCACATGTTCCAAgattatgttttattatttccttatAGAGTTAAGTCTATTTCAAGTCTTGTTATCGAGtcagttatttattttcatctgAATTTTCTTTGTGGTTCTTTCTCGGATCAGATTATGAGAGTCGAACAACATAAGTTTAAGTTTGTTTTTCCATCATATAAGTTGAGAAATACGAACTTATCTTTTCAGCCTGTGTCATATATCCTCGTGGTATTCAatcaatttgttttcttgtacAACTTATAATTCTCTTATTTCAAATACCCACAATTGAATGTTGgtggatttgttttttttttttttaccaacaAATGCtattattgttaatttgtATAGTATAGTTTTTGCGGACAGATGAAATAATGTTTAttgattctttattttttcaagatAAATGTTAAATTGGGGTCTGAAATAACCACGAACGTATAATTCCTTTAGGATTGTAGCTCATATGTGCATTACTTGTGCtatttctttgtatttttGGAATGTTTTATATACTTGAATATTTTCATGATATTCTTTTCACTCTTTCTTTGTACATCTTAGAATTTTCCTTTTGTATTAAATACTCACAATCAAAATCTATACTACCGAGAAATGTAGTAAAGTTTACCAAGAGTAGACACTTAGAATAACTAGTATCAACCCCGTGTGTTGCACGAcctattgaattttaaattaaaaagtcaattaaataaatgaaatgagaaaatataaaattatacatggTTTATAGACAATTCGTAATGCAATGAGAAATGACAAAGAGGAATGAATTTTATCTAACCAATGATACGTATTTATAGGTAAAAAGTATGAAGAAACAATCATAAATTGATGGAATTATAACATTATTGACCGCCTTAAATTTACATTGAAAACTGATTGATTTGtttaaatgtcatttttattgcCTTTACGTTACTTTCTTTAGTGGgatgaattgatatttataacttttaagaaataagattaaaatgaaGGTTATAAATCTTTATGATTATAAGAGGGCATGTATTAAAAGCCGTATATGGAGccatattaataattaatactaatatgtaAAGTAGAATAATTCTCatgttataaatatattaaaaaaaattaaacatgccactatttttatattatgtttacCTTTATTATTCTTAATAACTCATAATCATAAAGATTTGTAACCTCCATTTTAAtcctatttcttaaaaattataaatatctaaattcATCCCACAACTTAtggatatttcaaaataaggccaaaactcgccttttatattagtatagattagataaaatgaagaaacCAACACTtacaattttagaaaatcatAAGCCTATTTACGATACAACAAATCCAATCGTTAAGGACACAAATTTGGACACgcaatgactcaacttatttttaacacaagtatacccACAAGTGTACGGAGCTAATGTAGTaaatagtaagcaaagagtATTGTATCAACAGAGACAATGAGTGTCAACCTAATTATcacgaaccaacctcaactactatctagatgaatcAGAAAGTTTTGGTTTTCTAAGTCTACttaaaagcaagtaaaaacaattaaaaacaactagagaactaaaatcaaataagagaaaacggatgtagatcaaggatgacaagggtagaatcctacgggatcgataacaactatcctatGCTTAATTAACTTCCAAACTATGCCAACGaagggtctcaagggttattaagctatcactaaggtaaaactatattttCTCCCGAAGCAtacaatttgtagattgctacctagaaccgaagtgtccttcctagaactaaggcaacaactcctaaaagctcctaagatacttagcttcattcaaaggctcaaatctgtcgattatattggcaaagacgtcaacttctcttctttcaaattaaactactcatcTCCCGAgtattgtagtaaaatccacatgcatttataaggtgatctatcaaataaatgtataagcacaagaaagtcaaaataaccacatgaaCCAAGgcatataaaaaagaaatcaattaaacataagaatcattgtatctcccccgtagaactctacggaagatttagctactcatgttcaacacaaaagtcaaagaaatattcaaaggaataatcaaaaacattgtttgaacaagaatGAAACTAAAAGATGAACTCCTAGAATTGAACTGGGCGGATTGGAGGCTtgtcttcaatcttgcgatgaatactcgtcctctgctcgttcttctcttcttcctaggtgaaaaagtGGTATTTTTGGGGTAGGAGGCGTGTAAGTTTTGTTTGGAGGCATttcctaggcatatatatacctagTGTTGACTTTAGGCCCGAAATAAGCTGTCCGACGAAGCTGGCGGGTCGCTAGGTTGGGTGTGCGTCGAAGTTGGCGAGTCGCCAGCTTCCTACGGCGTTTTTCTAGTGTTTTGCTGGCAGGTCGCAAGGTTCGTTTGCATGCGAACCCGGCGGGTCGCCAGCTATGTCACTGCTCCGTGCAGTCTTGgtaaaacggccataacttcttctaccaaactccgattgagacgtttaAGATATCTACGTGAAGCtatttcgaagacgaagagaatggtatgaaTTATGTGCGAATCgaacttcaaaatctccagaaaCACTGTCCCAAACCAAagctgctgcacatccacatattttgtacatttttcaacacattcttcacaaaatggtcaaaataccaatatCATAAAGAAGTAGCTATAACCATGTCTCaaagtacacaatatatgatcaaaaccaagtataactaccctctaaaaccatataaaattCAAGTGAATCACGCAATTAGTTGCgttacaaattttttaataaatatcaaattttgagaCGCAAATTCAAGCGTCCTTGATTCTAAGCACTTTGTTGATCTAACTAGTATATCCCAGCGCGTTGCGCAGCTGACGGAATTCGTAGTAAATCTTATAATTCATGCAAGATATGAATAaaggaaattatttaatatactttgTGCCCAAAAATTTTGCAccaacttaattgggacaaagggagtacaatatttgagaatacacattttcttataaatttataacaaaaacgTACTCTCTCTAGCTAAGACTAAGGAGATTATTTTAAGATTTCGTACCAAAAAGTTATGTACAAACTAAGTTTGTACAAACAGAGTACAATACTTAAGAATAAATATTCACCTGCAAATCTATAAAAGCAATGACTACTACAAATCTATAAAAGCAATAACTATTTTGTAAACattaaaaaagaaggaaaaaaaaaaaagataatagctTATAAGAATATCTGATgtgcaaaatatatatttaaacttGAGTTATGGTTATTAAACGGAATGATAACTAAAGTATTAAATTGACAGTTGGgtatgtgaataaaataaaaatcatctGTAGTAGTCCGATTTAAAACATGGACTGTACTTGTAACGCCCCGATTTTTTCTATTCCtttaagttaattttttttaatgaccGTCGAACTAATAGTCAAAAAtcgttttgttttattttgagagattatgaaattaatttttttagagcTCGTGTTTCTTCAtgtcttatttaattttagataataGAGAATTTTAAATAGCTTTGGAAGTGAAATTTTGTGAATGCTCGATAATTATTGGAGATTCGTATTGCATAGGAAATCACAGTTAAGGAAATAGAATATtatgtcaaaaaaatttagagcctatctatatttattttattaatacatCCGAGCCCAACTTTTTGTTAGTATACTCTTGGAGAAGCCCAACATGAGACCATACACGATATGCTTCCAGCTCAAATCTGCTCAAATCTTTTGTCAAATCCCTTCCCTGAGAATCAGGATACAATCAGAACAGTTTTCAACCATTATATATTCACCTTCACCACTGTCACACGTTTTCCACCCTTCATAAATcctgaaaagaaaatagagagAACCGTGAGTTAGAGAAGAGAGTTAGAGTTACCCAAAGTCGAATTCTTCAAGATCAGAAGAAAAACCGAGAAGGGGCAGAGAAGTAATCGAACGGAGGATTTAGAGGTTCCAAAGCTGTGTCGAACTCGAAAATCTCCAGGGTTTTTTTTCGCAAGCGAGTTAAGGCGGAGTGAGAATTTTCAAGTTAAGAAGTGTAAACGAGATTGACTTTCTATCCTACATTATTATGTGGGCTAAAGTTTAAATTTACGCAATATCTTTCAAGTATGAGTTATGAGCTTAAATTCCAAATATATTGTGTCATgccatattttgtttttgagtATGTGCCACTATCTGATCGCTCTAGTGGGGAGCGAGTCCCTACTAGAAGTTATgagtttaatcgaattcgggtttGTCTAGGGAGTGAGTCTCTATTCAAGTTAGTGTACATAGAGGGGATCGTGCGCTAGCTTTCGAGTTGGTCGGTCCGGTGATCGAGAATGTGGCCACGTTCTCGTTTCACATATGaggttcagatatggtatgaggaagagagaaaatgggCTGCAACCATACTTTTGAGTGAGAAAATGTTTTGGTGACTTGGTCTTTTGTAAAACCCCGAGTTCACTTTTAAATGCTGacacaatattttatgaaaattattttggcACTTGTTCACTGGGTACATCAAGTACTCAGTcctgcatatgttttaaaaatgtgcaggttgagctgtgACGAGCGCGTGGGTGTT
The genomic region above belongs to Salvia hispanica cultivar TCC Black 2014 chromosome 3, UniMelb_Shisp_WGS_1.0, whole genome shotgun sequence and contains:
- the LOC125211341 gene encoding disease resistance RPP8-like protein 3, giving the protein MAESVANVFLETLRDLLVEETKFLLSVSADVDKVKADLRSIHALLMKADRERRDSPTLKLYISQLKDLAEKAENLLETYAVEVESKREGRRSLKDKFRRYICIMCECSSVHEVGNEARDIISALADLTKKLESELDHQGSSSHSKQEAERLLRQTYAHEVEHDFVGMETDIELLVSKVKDETRKRRVVKIYGMGGLGNTTLARKVYNHADLQSYARAWVCITQQFEHKAILGKILKQLDCSVTKIEDLDVDNLVTRIHSLLVESKCVIVIDDIWEDVHWEIIKQAFPVNCNVILTTRSQNIAIQESEPHKLKFLTEDEGWALFQKVANLSPVDTDLKSLEDVGREIVSKCEGLPLSICVIGGILRPKEYDLPEWKKVNANMELYLRHGEGVEEYKRVKQVLELSYDALPYYLKPCFLYLACFPEDHNIDLERLYLLWMAEGFISYQDKGPNETLRDVAQRYLTELVMRCMVQLHKSNSYSPLNKFDTCGLHDLMHDLCSSKAEAEEEKFLKRIDASKYLTDILSPTQTRLVIPPSIGNSKSRLAISCDFERALSSIDGLEEVKGLRSFMLFQKDLFLPFIGFKESTIDFKMSQYLRIFVVEGCEFEGGKLPIKVGELIHLRYLSLHYSNVGELPKSVCNMPYLQTLDLRVLNVIRLPNVICKMKRLKHLFLSVYNIEMIEGDKLRLDGLHELETLEWINSETTCIADIPKLISLQSLDVRVCDEDSMSIVLSKKNSQLRETRLEVESCDLSSEKDMEVLNEGLMSPSLVTLKMSGCNMSGTFPCYTEGMCQNLVILKLYNCKGKVDVEEFGKYPMLQELTLRYSVKMAETITFRSNSFPQLKCLGLGELQDLKKWEVEKGAMPKLISLIIMGCHNLEKVPDGLRFSSSLRRMEIMNMPREFIERVNGEDYGPFVEKNIMLRSMRRVVF